The Chryseolinea soli nucleotide sequence AGTCGTTGCGGGCCTTGTTCTCGAAGCGATAACGGCAAAGGGATTTTTTTATCGTCATCCGGCAAGCCAACCCTGACGGACGACGCACTGATACGAATGGCCTGAAGGTTTTTTAGGAAGGGTTGATCGAAATGAGATTTTAATGCAGTAGTTCAATAGAATGGTTTACACGTTCAATTTTTAATGTTCATTCAATGCTAAATGGTAAAAGTGTTCTGATCACCGGAGGAACCGGTTCATTCGGAAAAAAATTTGTTGAGGTGGTTTTAAAAAAATACCCACAAGTAAAGAAGCTCATCGTTTATTCCCGCGACGAGTTGAAACAGTTCGAAATGAGCCAGACTTTTCCTGAATCGAAATATCCCGCCATGCGCTATTTTATCGGCGACGTGCGCGATGCAGAGCGAATGAAAAGAGCTTGTGAGGGTGTGGATTTCATCGTGCATGCCGCGGCACTGAAGCAAGTGCCGGCAGCCGAATACAACCCCATGGAATGTATTAAAACGAATATCATCGGTGCCGAAAATGTGATCAATGCGGCCATGGACTGTGGCGTTAGCGATGTGGTGGCCCTTTCTACCGACAAGGCTGCTGCGCCGATCAATTTATATGGTGCCACAAAGCTTTGTTCCGATAAGCTCTTCGTTGCCGCCAACAATTTTAAGGGACCGAGAAAGTTGAAATTTTCGGTCGTGCGCTATGGCAATGTCATGGGATCGCGCGGCTCGGTCATTCCTTTTTTTATGGAAAAAAGAAAAGACGGCATGTTGCCCATTACCGATGAAAACATGACGCGTTTCAATATCTCCCTGGAAGAGGGTGTTGAGCTCGTTTTGTTTGCCTATGAAAATGCCCTGGGTGGAGAGATTTTCGTTCCGAAGATCCCTTCATATTCCATCATGGAACTGGCCGAGGCCATCGGACCGGAGTGTAAAAAAGAAGTCATTGGAATTCGCCCAGGCGAAAAGGTCCACGAGGAAATGATCACCGAATCGGACTCCTTCTACACGGCCGATGTCGGGCGTTATTATGTCATTCTTCCCCAGTCACCCTCCTGGAGCTACGACGATTACTTTGTTAAAAAGAAAGCGGAACGCGTGCCCGTGGGATTCAAATACAATTCCGGTACAAACAAAGAATGGCTGACCAAAGAGCAGCTGCGCGAATTGATCA carries:
- the pseB gene encoding UDP-N-acetylglucosamine 4,6-dehydratase (inverting) produces the protein MLNGKSVLITGGTGSFGKKFVEVVLKKYPQVKKLIVYSRDELKQFEMSQTFPESKYPAMRYFIGDVRDAERMKRACEGVDFIVHAAALKQVPAAEYNPMECIKTNIIGAENVINAAMDCGVSDVVALSTDKAAAPINLYGATKLCSDKLFVAANNFKGPRKLKFSVVRYGNVMGSRGSVIPFFMEKRKDGMLPITDENMTRFNISLEEGVELVLFAYENALGGEIFVPKIPSYSIMELAEAIGPECKKEVIGIRPGEKVHEEMITESDSFYTADVGRYYVILPQSPSWSYDDYFVKKKAERVPVGFKYNSGTNKEWLTKEQLRELINVHVDPNFKV